The following is a genomic window from Miltoncostaea oceani.
GAGCGAGGTCTCGATGCCGGGGGCGATCGCCCCGCCGAGGTACTCGCCGGACTCGGACACGGCGTCGAACGTGGTGGCGGTCCCGAAGTCGACGACGATGCACGGCCCGCCGTGGCGGCGGTGCGCGGCGACGGCGTTGACGATGCGGTCGGCGCCGAGCTCGCGGGGGTTGTCGATCGCGAGCGAGATGCCGGTGCGGACGCCCGGGCCGATGATGGTTGCCTCGCGGTGCAGGTACTTGACGGCGAGGGACGCGTAGGCGGCGGAGAGCGTCGGGACGACGGACGCGACGATCATCTCGTCGAGCTCACCGAGGCTGCCGCCGCGCAGGCGGAGGATCTGGTCGTGGTCGGCCGCGAGCTCGTCGGCGGTGGCGCCGCGCTCGGTTGAGATGCGCCACTCGTGGAGGAGCTCCTCCCCCGAGTAGACCCCCGCCTGCGTCTGGGTGTTGCCGACGTCGATCGCGAGCAGCATCGCGCGGGCCCTCAGGCGGCGGGTTCGTCGGGGGTCGCGGGCGCGTCCCCCTTCAGGATCTCGACCGTGACGTCCTGCGTCGTGTAGATCTCGACGCGCGGGATGATGCGCGTCGGGCGGTTCTTGTCCCACACCCAGACGTCCTCCATCGTGATGTGGAAGAAGGGGTAGGACGCCTGCGGCATGAAGTCCCGCTCGAAGCGGTTGCAGAGGTACGTCGCCTCCTGCGTGAGGACGCAGAAGCGGAACAGCGGGAAGACGTCGGCGTACTCCCGCTTGAGCCTCAGCTCGAGCTCGGCGTCGTACTCCTCGAGCTCGTCGGTGTGGGACATGCCAGGTGCTCCTCGGTGCTCGGACGGCCGCCGATCATAGCGCGCCCCCTCCGGGCTCCCGGGCGGGCACGAGGGCGCCGGGAACCCGCTCGGCAGGCTGCTCGACGGGGTCGAGCGCGGCGGCGAGCGACGCCAGCGCGCGACCGTCGGGGAGCGCGATGGACGGGTCGATCTCGAGCACCGGCAGCAGCGCGAACCGCCGTTCGTGCAGGCGGGGGTGGGGGATGTCGAGGCGGGCGTCGTGCCACTCCCCGCCGTCCCAGAGCAGCAGGTCGCAGTCGATCGCGCGGGGCCCGAAGCGGATGCCACCGGGGGCGCGGCCGAGCTCCCGCTCCATCTCCTTCACCGCGTCGAGCAGCGCGGGCGGCGCGAGGTCGGAGGCGATGCGGGCGGCGGCGTTGAGGAACGCCGGCTGGTCGGTGACCTCGCGCGGCGCGGTCTCCCAGGCGCCGCTGACGGCCTCCAGCGTGTGCCGGACGGCGAGCCGGCCGAGGGCCGCCTCGAGGGCGGCGCGGCGGTCGCCGAGGTTCGCCCCGAGCCCGAGCCAGTAGCGCGCGCTCACGCCGGCGGGGTCGCGACGCGGCGCAGCGTGACGGAGGCGCCGCTGAGGGTGTGGGGGATCGCGACGTGGGGCTTGTGGACCGTCACCTCGACGGCGGCGACGCCCGGCTCGGCGAGTGCGCGGTCGGCGATCAGCCCGGCGAGGCGCTCGATCAGCTTCACGGGTGGGCCGGCGACGATCGCGACGACGGCGTCGGCGAGCGCCGCGTAGTCGACGGTGTCGCCGAGGCCGTCGGACAGGGTCGCCGTCGACGCGGCGAGGGTCATGGTCACGTCGACCACGAAGCGCTGCCCCAGGTCGGTCTCGGCGGGGTAGACGCCGTGGCGCCCGAAGGCCTCGAGACCCGTCAGGGACACGGTCAGCCGGTCGTCGCTCATCCCGCCTCCTCCACCGCCCGCCAGACGGCGAGGGCGTCGTGGGTCTCCCGGACGTCGTGCACCCGCAGCACCGCGGCGCCGCGGGCGACGGCGGCCAGCCCGGCGGCGACGGAGGCGGGCATGCGCTCCCCCACCTCGCGGCCGAGGAGCGCGGCGAACATGCTCTTGCGCGACACGCCGATCAGCACGGGGCGCCCGAGCGCCGCGAGTGCGGGGACGCCGGCGAGGAGGGCGAGGTTGTGCTCGAGGCGCTTCCCGAACCCGAGGCCGGGGTCGAGGATCACGTGCTCCTCGGGGATGCCGGCGTCGACGGCCGCGTCCAGGCGGCGTGCGAGGTGGTCGCGCACCTCGCCGACGACGTCGCCGTAGCGGGGGTCGGACTGCATCGTGCGGGGGTCGCCCCGCATGTGGACGAGGCAGATCGCGGCGCCGCGCTCGGCGACGAGGGGCAGCATCGCGGGGTCGCCGCGGCCGGCGGTGACGTCGTTGACGAGCGCCGCGCCCGCGTCGAGGGCGGCGGCCGCGACGGCGGCGGAGGACGTGTCGATGGAGAGCGCGATCGGCGGCGGGTCGTCGCGGACGGCGGTGAGGACGCCGGCGAGGCGGGCGAGCTGCTCCTCCGGGGGCACCGGGTCGGCACCGGGCCGGGTGCTCTCCGCGCCGACGTCGCAGATCGCGGCGCCGTCGGCCGCCATCGCCCGGAGGCGCGCGACGGCGTCCGTCGCGGGCAGCGGGCCGTCACCCCCCCAGAGGGAGTCGGGGGTGACGTTGAGGATCCCCATGACGCACGGGGGGTCCAGCCAGGAGAGGGGGTCGGCCACCCGCCAAGGCTACGCGCGCGGGCAGCGCCGGGGCGGCGGGTCGTGCGACACTCGGCCCGTGGGCGAACGGCTGCGTCTCGCCGACCTGCTCGGCGGCCTCTCCATCGCGACGGACCTCGGCTTCGGCCTCCCTCCGGAGGAGGCGATGCGGAGCTGCCTCCTCGCCACCGCGCTCGCCCGCCGCGTCGGGCTCACCGAGGCCGAGGTGTCCGACGCCTTCTACACCGCCCTCCTCGGGCACGTCGGGTGCCCCGCCCTCTCCCACGAGACGGCGGCGGTCTTCGGCGACGAACGCCGCGTGACCGCCGCGGCGGCGGCGGTCCACCTGGCCGACCCCGCCGAGATCGCGGCGGGCCTCGTGCCCGCGCTGCTGGAGGGCGTGCCGAGCGCCGACCGGGGGCGGGTCGCCCGCTACGTGGCCGAGCACGGGACGGAGTTCGGCCGCATGTACGACACCGGGTCCTGCGAGGTGGCTCGCGCAACGGCCCGGCGCCTCGGCCTCGGCGCCGGCGTCGAGCGGGCCCTCCACGAGATCGGCGAGTGGTGGAACGGCGGCGGGGCGCCGCAGGGGCTGCGCGGGGACGACATCGCCGTCGTGGCCCGCATCGCCCAGGTCGCGGCCGACGCCGCGCGCCTGGACCACCTGCGCGGGCCCGACGCCGCGGTGGCGGCGCTGCGGCGCCGGGCCGGTGGCGTGCTCGACCCGGGGATCGTCGGGGCCCTGGTGGCCGACGGGACGCGCATGCTCGCCGGGTCCCGTGCGGGCGATCCGCGTACCCGCATGCTCGAGGTGGAGCCGACGCCCCACCGCGAGTACCCCCGCGCACGGCTCCCCGCCATCGCCGCCGCGTTCGGGGACCTCGCGGACCTGAAGACGCCCTTCACCCACGGGCACTCGGCGGCGGTCGCGCGGCTCAGCCGGGCCGCCGGGGAGCGCATCGGCCTCGACCCCGCCGCGGTCGCGTCCCTCGAGGTGGCGGCCCACCTCCACGACCTGGGCCGCCTCGCCGTCTCGAACGTGGTGTGGGAGAAGCCCGGCCGGTTGACCGGGGGTGAGTGGGAGCAGGTGCGGATGCACGCCTACCACTCCGAGCGGATCCTCGCGACGTCGGAGGCCCTCGCCCCGCTCGCCCGGCTGGCGGGCATGCACCACGAGCGGCTCGACGGGTCGGGGTACCACCGGGGCTGCGGGGCCCGGGACCTGCCGGTCGCCGCCCGGGTCCTCGCCGCGGCGGACGCCTGCGCGGCGATGACCCAGGACAGGCCGCACCGGCCGGCGCTCGGCGCCGAGGCCGCCGCCGACGCCCTCGCGGGGGAGGCGCGCGCGGGCCGGCTCGACCACGATGCGGTGACCGGCGTCCTCGACGCTCTCGCGGACCGGCCGCCGCGGCGTGGCCGGCGGCCGGGTCCGGGGGGCCTGAGCGCGCGCGAGGTCGAGGTGGTGCGGCTGGTCGCCGCGGGGTGCTCGAACGCCGCGATCGCGGAGCGCCTCGTCATCTCGCGGCGGACGGCCGAGCACCACGTCCAGCACGTCTACGGGAAGCTCGGCGTGTCCAGTCGCGCCGCCGTCGCGCTGTTCGCCCACGAACACGACCTCCTCGCCACCGCCGTCTGAGGGTGAGCGACCGCGCCGCGGACGCGCAATATGGGCAGACCTACCGATGCCGGCGGGGGCGCGGCGGCCGAGGCTCACGGCCGTCACCACCGTCCGCCACCCGGAGGCCACCATGAACCACCGCATCCGCTCCGTCCGCCTGTCCACCGGCGTCCGCCTGGAGTACGTCGAGCACGGCGACCCGCGCGGCGTCCCCCTCGTGTTGCTCCACGGCTACAGCGACTCGCTGCACTCGTTCGCTCCGCTGATGCGGCACCTGCCCCCGTCCCTCCGCGTCGTCGCGCCCAGCCAGCGCGGCCACGGCGACTCGGACCGGCCGGCGGCCGGTTACGGGCCCGAGGTGTTCGCATCCGACGCGGTCGCCCTGCTGGACGCGCTCGGCATCGACCGCGCCGTCGTCCTCGGGCACTCGGGGGGCAGCTACGCCGCGCAGTACGTCGCGATCGGGGCCCCGGAGCGCACGCTCGGCCTCGTCCTGGTCGGCGCGTTCCGGTCGATGCGCGACATCGAGGGCGTCGACGGCCTGCGCGAGGCCGTCGCGGGCCTCGGCGACCCGGTGGACCCCGGATTCGTGCGTGACTTCCAGGCGAGCACCCTCACCCGCCCGGTTCCCCCGGGGTTCTTCGCGATGGTCGTCTCCGAGAGCCGCAAGCTGCCGGCCGCCGTCTGGCGGGCGTACCTGGAGGACTCCCTCGCGGCGGAGGTCCCGACCGAGCGGGGGCCGGTCATGGCGCCGACGCTGATCCTGTGGGGGGACCGCGACGCCTACGCCCGCAGGGCCGACCAGGAGGCGCTGGCGGACGTGATCCCGGACGCCGAGCTGGTCGTCTACGAGGGGACGGGACACGTCCCGCACTGGGAGGAGCCGGCACGCGCCGCCGCCGACGTGGCGGCGTTCGCGCGACGGGTCGCCGCGGACGCGGAGCCCGCCCGGCGCCCGGTGATCGCCGGCTGAGGCGGCGGGACCCGGATCCGGCCTGTCGACGGCGGCGGCCGCCCCGTGGGGCGGCCGCCGGCACTACCACTCGAAGCCCACCCCCGGGTCGGGGGGGTGGTGTCTACGCCTCGGTGAGGGGTTCACCGGCCCCCGGGTAGGGGAGGCGCTTGTGCTTGGGCTTGTCGGGGGCGTTCGCCAACTCCGATTCGCGGGCGAGCTCGGCGGCCTTCGCGTCGCGTTCGGCGAAGACCTCCGCCTCATCACGGCCCTCCAGCAACGCGATGAACTCGGTCCGCTCGATCGTCTCGCGGCGCAGGAGGATCTGGCTGAGGTTCTCGAGGTCCTCACGGTGCTCGGTGAGGATGTCACGGGCCCGCTGGTGGGCCTCCTCGATGATCCTGCGGATCTCCGAATCGATCGTCCGGGCGAGGTCATCCGAGTAGTCGGGTTCCGAATGCATGTCGCGGCCGAGGAACGGCGCCCCATGGTTGTGGCCCAACACACGCGGCCCCAACTTGTCGGACATCCCGAACCGCATCGTCATCTGCTTGGCGGTGCTCGTCACCTTCTCGAGGTCGTTCGCGGCGCCCGTCGTGATCTCACTGAACACCAACTCCGCCGCCGCCCGGCCCCCAAGGTCATCGCCATCTGATCCTCGAGCTGGGCCCTGGTGGTGAGGAACTTGTCCTCCACCGGCATCGAGATCGTGTACCCCAACGCCTGGCCGCGGGACACCACCGAGATCTTGTGGACGGGGTCGGCATCCGGGAGGAAATGCCCGACCAGGGCATGCCCCATCTCGTGGTAGGCGGTCACCACCCGCTCCTTTTCGGAGAGGAGGCGGGACTTCTTCTCGGGACCCGCGATGACACGCATGATCCCCTCCTCCAACTCGGCCTGCTCGATCAACCGCTTGCCCTTACGGGCTGCGAGCAACGCCGCCTCGTTCACGAGGTTCGCGAGATCCGCACCCGTGAACCCCGGCGTCTGACCCGCAAGGGTCATCAAGTCGATGGCCTTGGCGATCGGCTTGCCCTTGGTGTGGACCCGCAGGATCTGGGCGCGGCCATCCCGGTCGGGGCGGTCCACCACGATCTGCCGGTCAAAGCGGCCGGGCCGAAGCAACGCCGGGTCGAGGATGTCGGGTCGGTTGGTGGCGGCGATCAAGATGATGTTGTCCTTCGCCTCGAAACCATCCATCTCCACAAGGAGCTGGTTCAAGGTCTGCTCACGCTCGTCATGGCCACCACCGAGCCCCGCGCCACGGTGCCGGCCGACCGCGTCGATCTCATCCATGAAGATGATGCAGGGACTGGACTGCTTGGCCTGCTCGAACAGGTCCCGGACACGGCTGGCGCCGACACCGACGAACATCTCCACGAAATCCGACCCGGAGATCGAGAAGAACGGGACACCCGCCTCACCCGCCACGGCACGCGCCAGGAGGGTCTTCCCCGTCCCCGGGGGACCGAACAGGAGGACGCCCTTGGGGATGCGGGCCCCCAAGGCCTGGAACTTCTTCGGGTTCTCGAGGAACTCCTTGATCTCATGGAGCTCCTCCACCGCCTCATCCGCCCCCGCCACATCCTTGAAGGTGATCTTCGGGGCGTCCACCGCCATCCGCTTCGCCCGGGACTTCCCGAACGACATCACCTTCGACCCACCACCCTGCATCCGGTTCATCAGATAGATCCAGAACCCGATGAACAAAATGAACGGCGCCAACCAGATGAGACTCGACCACCACGGAGACGACGGGATCCCCTTCACCTCGAACGGGACCTTCGCCGCCTCCAACTGGTTCACCAGGGTGTTCGAATAATCCTCGGGGTAACCGGTGGTGAACTTCGTCTCATCCTTCAAGACGACATCCACCTCCTTCGACTCCACCTTGATCGTCGCCCGCTCCACCCGACCATCACCGATGTCCGTCACGAACTGATCGAAGGTCGGCGCCGGAGACGACGGCTCCGACGACACCACCAACCGCTGCGCCACGAACACCAACAAGATCACGATCAAAATCGGGAACGCCGCGCTCTTGAGGAACTTGTTCACCGTGCTCCAGACAGGCGGGGGTGTTGAGCCGTCGATCGGCACGCGCGACGAGCTGCTTGACCGCCGGGCGGGACGCGATCCCTGCGTCCGAGGATAGCAGCGCCCTCCCCGCCCCCCGCTCCCCCCGCCGCGGGGTCCCCGGACCCGCTCACGACGGTGGGGTCAGAGCTCCAGCTCGGCGATGTAGGGCAGCTCGCGGTACCGCTCCGCGTGGTCGAGGCCGTACCCGATGACGAAGACGTCGGGCAGGTCGAAGCCGATGTAGCGGGTCGGCATCTTCAGGCGCTTGTGGCCCGGCTTGGTCAGCAGCGAGCAGATCTCGAGCGACGCCGGCTTGCGCGACGCGAGGTTCTTCAGCAGGTACGAGAGCGTCAGACCGGAGTCGATGACGTCCTCGACGAGGAGCACGTGGCGCCCGGCGATCGGGATGTCCAGGTCCTTCAGGATCCGGACGACGCCCGACGAGTGGGTCGCGGAGCCGTACGACGAGACGGCCATGAAGTCGAGCTCGCACGGGACGCTGATGCGCCGGACGAGGTCGGCGATGAAGAAGATCGCGCCCTTCAGGACCCCGATGACGAGCAGCTCGCGGCCCTCGTAGTCGGCGGAGACCTCGGCGGCGATCTCGGTGATGCGCGCCTGCAGCTCCTCCTCGGAGACGAGGGTGCGGCCGATGGACCCGTAGTCGCCGCTCATGCGCCCACCAGCTCGAGCACGACGGCGCGGACGCCGGGAGGGGCGAGCAGGTCGTCGGCGGCGCGGTGGCCGGCGACCCAGACGACGCGGTCGCCGTCGGCCACGACGGGCACCTCGGGACGCCGGCGCGCCGGGACGCCGCGGTCGGCGAGCAGGCGCCCGACCGCCACGTGACCCCCGTCGCGCAGGGGCAGGCGGTCGCCGGGCCGCGTCGACCGCACCCGCAGGGGGCGTCCGCAGGCGACGGCCACCCGGTCCGCCGCGGGCGGCGCGGCGGCGCCGATGCGGGCGGCGACGGCGACGTCCCCGAACCGGACGCGACCCGGGATCCCGAGGTCGGCCTCGGCCGGCGCCGGGCGAGGGGGGCCGCTGACCACCAGCACGCCCCGTGCGACGGCGGCGCGCCCATCACCCGGCAGGTTGACCACGCCGGGCGCCCCGCAGAGTCCGAGCACCCGCGCGAGCGGGCCGGTGCCCGCCGCGTCGGCGGGCAGCCCCGCCCCGGCGACGAGGCGGCGGACCAGCAGGCGGCGCATCGCGGCGGGCTCGGCGAGGAGGGCGTCCACGCGCAGCCCGTCGCCGTCGCGGGCGCGGTCCCACGCCGCGTCGACCAGGGGGGCGATCAGCTCGGCCTCGTCGCGCAGCACCTCGGCGAACGCCGCCACGTGGCGCTCGGCGCCGGGGTGGACCGCGGCGAGCGCGGGCACGAGGCCGTCGCGCACCCGGGTGCGGGCATACGCCGGGTCCGCGTTGGTGGGGTCGACGGCGACCGGCAGGCCGTGGGCGGCGCACCAGGCGCGCGTCTCGGAGGCGTCGAGCGGCAGCAGCGGCCGCACCAGGTCGCCGCGGCGGGGCGCCATGCCGAGGGCGCCCGTCCGCCCCGCGCCGCGGGCCATCCGGAAGAGGACCGTCTCGGCCTGGTCGGAGGCCGTGTGGCCCGTCGCGATCCGCGTGTACCCGCCCGCGGCGGCGACGCGCGCGGCGGCGTCGAGGCGCAGCGCCCGGGCCCGCTCCGGCGCACCGGGCCCCGGCTCCATCGCGAGATCGGCCCGGTGGGTCCGCAGGCCGAGCGCCGCGGCGGCCTCGAGGGCGGCGTCGGCCTCGCCGGCGGAACCCGCACGCAGGCCGTGGTCGACGCTCAGCACGCCGACGGGTCCGTCGTGGACCCGGGTCAGCAGGTGCATCAGGCAGGTCGAGTCGGCGCCGCCGGAGACCATCGCCAGCACGGGCGCGCCCGGCGGCAGCAGACCGTGGCGGCGGCAGTGGTCGGCGACGCGGGCCTCGGCGGACGACGGCACCGACGGAGTATGGAGGACCGCGGGGGCCGCCGCCGCCACCGGATCAGGTCCCGAGCTGCTGCGCGAAGGCGTCGAGCTGCTCGCGGTCGATCTCGCCGGGGAACACCGAGGCGACACGCCCCTCCGCGTCGATCACGACCGTGACGGGCAGGCCCTGCACGTTGAAGTCGGCGGCGACGTCGCCGCTGCGGTCGACGCCGAGCTCGAACGGGATGCCGATCTCCTCGGCGAAGCGGCGGCTGTCGGCCGGGCGGTCGTTCACCGCGATGCCGACGACGTCGAGCTCCGGGTGGACGGTCGCGAACTCCACGAGGGCGGGCATCTCGCGGGTGCACGGCTCGCACCACGAGGCCCAGAAATTGAGGATCACCGGCCGGTCGCGGTCGTCGAGCGTCACCGTGCCGCCGCCGTCGAGGGCCGGCACGGAGATCTCGGGGGCCGGGTCGCGGTCGGGCGCCGTCTGCACCGTCTGGATCGCGTCCCCGCCGAGCCCTCCGCCGCCGCACCCCGCGACGACGAGGGCCGCCGCGACGACGGCCAGGAGGGCGAGCGCACGGCGTGTCATCGCCGCCGACGATAGCAACGCGCCGCACCCCTCCCACCCGCCGCCGGCGCCGCGCGGGCTAGCCTGTCGCCCGCATGCGGACACTCACCCGAATCGACCGCCGCCTCGGGGCGGGGGTCCGCCGCGCGAGCGCCGCGACCCCCGGCGCGCCGGCCGCCGCCCGCGCCCTCGCCGCCGGCATGAGCCCGGCCTTCCGGGTCGTGGTCGCCGCCATGGTCCTGCGCCGCCCGACGCGCGCGGCGGGGCTGCGCGCCCTGGCCGCGGGAGCCGGGGCGAGCCTCGTGGCCCGGGCCCTGCGCGACCGCCTCGGCCGCCGGCGTCCGGGGGCGCGGGCCGACGGGGGGTTCCCGAGCCGCCACGCCGCGGCGTCGGTCGCCATCGCCGCGGCCGCCGGCCGCGACCACGCGCGCATCGGGTCGGGCCTCGCCGTCGCGACGGCCGCCGGGCTGCTGGCGCGGGTCGCCGACGCCGAGCACGAGCCGGCCGACATCGTGGCGGGGGCCGCCCTCGGGCTGCTCGCGGCGCACCTGGTGGAGCGGATCGCGCCCGCGGGATAGGTTGGCGCCGCATGGCCACGGCCCCGCCGACCACCGCCGCCCGCGCCCGCGCCGTCACCGGGGTCGCCCGGGGCATCTCGGGGATCGCGTTCACCCTCGGCCTGCTCGGGGTCCTCAACACCGGCCTCGACGACGTCGGCAGCGACAGCGCCCAGACGCTGTTCGTCTTCCTGGTGCACCCGATCACGGCACTCGCCTGGCTCGTCATCGGCCTCGTCGGCATCGCCATGGCGACGCGCACGTGCTCCGCGCGCCGGTTCCTGGCGGTCACCGGGCCCCTCCTCATCGTGTGGGCCCTGCTGGCGCTGGCCGTCGGCGACGGGGCCACCCAGGTGCTGACCCGGGACCCCGAGGTCGTCGTCATGCACCTCGCGGGCGGCCTGCTGGCGCTCGCCGCGGCCTTCGCCCCCCTCCCGCCCGCGCTGGTGCGCCTGCTCGACCGTGAACCCGGGGACGACCCGGGGGCCGCGCCCCGCGAGACCTAGGAGGCGGCCGCCCAGCGGTGCTCGGGGGCGAAGAGGCTGACGCGGTCCCGGCCGGAGGCCTTCGAGTGGTAGAGCGCCTTGTCGGCCTGGTCGAGCATCCGCGTGCCGTCGTCGCCGTCGCCGTTCTGGAAGTCGGCGACCCCCGCCGAGATCGTGGTGCCCGCCGACTCGCCGCCGGCGACCAGCACCGAGACCCGGGAGACCGCGGCGCGGATCCGCTCCGCCGCCTCGAGTGCCTCCTCCGCCGGACCCGGGACGATCAGCGCGAACTCCTCGCCGCCGAAGCGCGCCGCGATGTCGGACGCGCGGGAGCTGGCGCGGATCGCCTCGCCGACCGCGGTCAGCAGGCGGTTGCCGGCGTCGTGCCCGTGGCGGTCGTTGAAGGCCTTGAACCGGTCCAGGTCGAGCACCACCAGCGACAGGGGGAGCCCGTACCGCTCGGCCCGGCGGCACTCGCGCGGGAGGGCGTCGGCGAAGAAGGCGTAGTTGTGGACGCCGGTGAGCCGGTCGATCAGCGACAGGTTCGCGATCCGCCGCGCATCGCGCTCCTGCGCCCGGTGGCCCGCGCCGATCGCGAGGCCCGTCACCAGGAAGGCGGCGACGCCGAGTGCCATCGCCGCGCCGTCCGCGCCCGGCCGCCCCGAGGCGTACGCGACGGTCAGGCTCGCCACGGCGCCGGCGGCGGCCATGGCGCGGGGCCCGCCGAGGGGCAGCGACAACGCGATCGGCAGGGCGTAGAGGGGCCACGCCGAGACGGAGCCCGCGAGGATCAGGACGGTCGGGACGAGGGTCGCGACGACCAGGAGCGCGTGACGCCTGCGCGCGGCACCGTCGGCGTGGGGCAGTCCCTCGCGATCGTCGAGCAGTCGGTGTATCGGCGTGCCTTCCGCGGGATCCGGGCGCGACACTAGAGGCGCGCTCGGACGTAACCCCGGCCCACGACCGGGCTCCGGATACACTCCGCCACCGTGATCGCCACCCCCTTCACGCCGCACCCGGACATCGCCGGGCGCTCCCTCCTCACCCTGCGCCACCACTCGCCGGAGGGCGTCGCGGCGGTGCTCGACCTCGCCGCCGCCCTCAAGGACGGGCGCGCCGCCGGCTGGCCGCCGCTGCTGCGCCACCAGGTGATCGCCCTGATCTTCGAGCGCCCGTCCACCCGGACCCGGGTCTCGTTCGTCAGCGGCATCGAGCGGCTCGGGGGCTCGGCGATGGTCCTCTCGCCCGCCGACATGCAGCTCGGGCGCGGCGAGACGATCGAGGACACCGCCAAGGTGCTCGGCCGCATGGCCGAGGCCATCGTCCTGCGGACCGGCCCGCACGAGACGCTCCTGGAGCTCGACCGCCACGCCGGCGTCCCGGTCGTGAACGGCCTCACCTACGAGCACCACCCCTGCCAGGCGCTCGCCGACGCCCAGACGCTCCGGGAACGCTTCGGCGACCTGTCGGGCCTGCGGGTCGCCTACCTGGGCGACGGCAACAACGTCTGCGTGTCGCTGATGATCGTCGGGGCGCTCACCGGCATGGAGGTCGTCGCGGCGTGCCCCGAGGGGTACCGGCCGCCCGGGGAGGTCGTCGCATGGGCCGACGCCACCGGCGCCGAGCGTGGCGGCGGGGCCCGCGTCGTGGACGACCCGCACGAGGCCGTCGCCGGGGCCCGCGCCCTCTACACCGACACCTGGGTCTCGATGGGCGACGAGGGCACCGAGGAGCGGCGGCGGCGCGACCTCGCGCCGTACCGCATCGAC
Proteins encoded in this region:
- a CDS encoding DUF4383 domain-containing protein, whose protein sequence is MATAPPTTAARARAVTGVARGISGIAFTLGLLGVLNTGLDDVGSDSAQTLFVFLVHPITALAWLVIGLVGIAMATRTCSARRFLAVTGPLLIVWALLALAVGDGATQVLTRDPEVVVMHLAGGLLALAAAFAPLPPALVRLLDREPGDDPGAAPRET
- a CDS encoding GGDEF domain-containing protein; this encodes MSRPDPAEGTPIHRLLDDREGLPHADGAARRRHALLVVATLVPTVLILAGSVSAWPLYALPIALSLPLGGPRAMAAAGAVASLTVAYASGRPGADGAAMALGVAAFLVTGLAIGAGHRAQERDARRIANLSLIDRLTGVHNYAFFADALPRECRRAERYGLPLSLVVLDLDRFKAFNDRHGHDAGNRLLTAVGEAIRASSRASDIAARFGGEEFALIVPGPAEEALEAAERIRAAVSRVSVLVAGGESAGTTISAGVADFQNGDGDDGTRMLDQADKALYHSKASGRDRVSLFAPEHRWAAAS
- the argF gene encoding ornithine carbamoyltransferase; translation: MIATPFTPHPDIAGRSLLTLRHHSPEGVAAVLDLAAALKDGRAAGWPPLLRHQVIALIFERPSTRTRVSFVSGIERLGGSAMVLSPADMQLGRGETIEDTAKVLGRMAEAIVLRTGPHETLLELDRHAGVPVVNGLTYEHHPCQALADAQTLRERFGDLSGLRVAYLGDGNNVCVSLMIVGALTGMEVVAACPEGYRPPGEVVAWADATGAERGGGARVVDDPHEAVAGARALYTDTWVSMGDEGTEERRRRDLAPYRIDDALLDRAGDGAVALHCLPAHAGDEITYEVLHGPRSAVWDQAENRMHAQAALLAHMLAPG